The Salvelinus sp. IW2-2015 linkage group LG34, ASM291031v2, whole genome shotgun sequence genome has a window encoding:
- the LOC139023657 gene encoding uncharacterized protein isoform X2 — protein MEVLANAAVAEICKLVDDDYAVFRLEITQSQKENRTLRRKLLELKVARERAERTMRERVLASRPSIKILDRYRGIARGEGHLTGGQRNFVKPSGQNTLRDDQAITVDEGNGTSTQHIIMIESAEAAGPGVKQERSEGEENTLHIRDIQTGLAGAPPVATDEPDTAPAQPKTRRSVTEVSGTLNAVLKSETDTETLTVTHRLLHTGSDQMLDPERLGLGRLGCPPAPASEYLLYGNPSPRTVNSHPDSGGASETGNDPSCSYTSEMDPSNIPLGLEAQTDLSRRDWNRCSRSVYSEGCLYKAGEGMAVDEVTVKVEGDIPPTWNADSLLGDGHSQGRDFLDYRESLETNPNVATHYPLHTLRDRDPLSTSMGPSDSHGSVLFDQVLNSNDRTRAQAQRGEATSGNSKDKRFLCMFCNKGFSCPQKVEIHQRVHTGEKPYSCTQCHMRFTQAGNLKRHQRVHTGEKPYSCTQCHMRFAQAGHLKMHLKVHTGERPFTCTHCGKRFSERSYLRIHQQKKHSTL, from the exons atggaggtgttagcgaatgcagccgtggcagagatttgtaaactcgtagacgacgactatgcagtgtttcgtttggaaataactcaaagccagaaagaaaacaggacattgcggaggaaactactggaactgaaggtggcacgggagcgcgcagagaggacaatgcgagagcgcgtcctcgccagtCGGCCCAGTATCAAGATCCttgaccgatacagaggaatAGCAAGAG gggaaggacatctcactggaggccagaGGAACTTTGTGAAGCCATCGGGACAAAATACATTGAGAGATGACCAagcaatcactgttgatgaggggaatggaacctcaacccagcacattatcatgatagag tctgcagaggctgcaggtcctggggtcaagcaggagaggtctgaaggagaggagaacaCACTGCACATTAGGGACATCCAGACTGGATTGGCTGGAGCGCCCCCTGTAGCCACGGACGAACCCGACACCGCCCCAGCGCAGCCCAAGACCCGACGCAGCGtgacggaggtcagtggaacgctgaacgccgtcctcaagtcagagacagacacagagactttaactgtaacacacaggcttttacacacaggatctgaccaaATGTTGgacccagagagactggggcTGGGGAGACTGGGCTGCCCTCCTGCTCCCGCCTCAGAGTATTTACTTTATGGAAACCCGAGCCCGAGGACAGTTAATTCCCATCCGGACTCAGGTGGCGCGTCAGAGACTGGTAATGATCCGTCTTGTTCTTACACTTCAGAGATGGACCCTAGCAACATTCCCTTGGGTTTAGAggcacagactgatctgtctagacGGGACTGGAACCGGTGCAGTAgaagtgtatactctgaagggtgcctataTAAGGCAGGGGAGGGTATGGCCGTAGATgaagtgactgtgaaagtggagggcgacattcctcccacatggaatgcagatagTCTCCTAGGAGATGGACACTCacagggcagagatttcttagattacagggaaagcttGGAGACAAATCCAAATGTCGCTACCCACTACCCTTTACACACGCTCAGGGATCGCGACCCTTTGTCCACGTCGATGGGGCCTTCTGATTCACATGGCAGCGTCCTcttcgatcaggtattgaactcaaacgacaGGACTAGAGCCCAGGCTCAGAGAGGGGAAGCTacatcaggcaatagtaaagataaacggttcctctgcatgttctgtaacaaaggcttcagctgcccccagaaggtggagatccaccagagggtacacacgggggagaaaccctacagctgtacccagtgtcacatgcgcttcacccaggctggcaacctgaagaggcaccagagggtgcACACTGGGGAGAAACCCTATAGCTGTACCCAGTGCCACATGCGCTTCGCCCAGGCCGGTCActtgaagatgcacctgaaggtccacacgggagagcgGCCGTTCACTTGtacgcactgcgggaagaggttttcagagaggagctacctcaggatacaccagcagaaaaaacattccactctataa
- the LOC139023657 gene encoding uncharacterized protein isoform X1, with amino-acid sequence MANCMVFHTQIASIMEVLANAAVAEICKLVDDDYAVFRLEITQSQKENRTLRRKLLELKVARERAERTMRERVLASRPSIKILDRYRGIARGEGHLTGGQRNFVKPSGQNTLRDDQAITVDEGNGTSTQHIIMIESAEAAGPGVKQERSEGEENTLHIRDIQTGLAGAPPVATDEPDTAPAQPKTRRSVTEVSGTLNAVLKSETDTETLTVTHRLLHTGSDQMLDPERLGLGRLGCPPAPASEYLLYGNPSPRTVNSHPDSGGASETGNDPSCSYTSEMDPSNIPLGLEAQTDLSRRDWNRCSRSVYSEGCLYKAGEGMAVDEVTVKVEGDIPPTWNADSLLGDGHSQGRDFLDYRESLETNPNVATHYPLHTLRDRDPLSTSMGPSDSHGSVLFDQVLNSNDRTRAQAQRGEATSGNSKDKRFLCMFCNKGFSCPQKVEIHQRVHTGEKPYSCTQCHMRFTQAGNLKRHQRVHTGEKPYSCTQCHMRFAQAGHLKMHLKVHTGERPFTCTHCGKRFSERSYLRIHQQKKHSTL; translated from the exons atggctaactgtatggtttttcacactcaaatagcctccatcatggaggtgttagcgaatgcagccgtggcagagatttgtaaactcgtagacgacgactatgcagtgtttcgtttggaaataactcaaagccagaaagaaaacaggacattgcggaggaaactactggaactgaaggtggcacgggagcgcgcagagaggacaatgcgagagcgcgtcctcgccagtCGGCCCAGTATCAAGATCCttgaccgatacagaggaatAGCAAGAG gggaaggacatctcactggaggccagaGGAACTTTGTGAAGCCATCGGGACAAAATACATTGAGAGATGACCAagcaatcactgttgatgaggggaatggaacctcaacccagcacattatcatgatagag tctgcagaggctgcaggtcctggggtcaagcaggagaggtctgaaggagaggagaacaCACTGCACATTAGGGACATCCAGACTGGATTGGCTGGAGCGCCCCCTGTAGCCACGGACGAACCCGACACCGCCCCAGCGCAGCCCAAGACCCGACGCAGCGtgacggaggtcagtggaacgctgaacgccgtcctcaagtcagagacagacacagagactttaactgtaacacacaggcttttacacacaggatctgaccaaATGTTGgacccagagagactggggcTGGGGAGACTGGGCTGCCCTCCTGCTCCCGCCTCAGAGTATTTACTTTATGGAAACCCGAGCCCGAGGACAGTTAATTCCCATCCGGACTCAGGTGGCGCGTCAGAGACTGGTAATGATCCGTCTTGTTCTTACACTTCAGAGATGGACCCTAGCAACATTCCCTTGGGTTTAGAggcacagactgatctgtctagacGGGACTGGAACCGGTGCAGTAgaagtgtatactctgaagggtgcctataTAAGGCAGGGGAGGGTATGGCCGTAGATgaagtgactgtgaaagtggagggcgacattcctcccacatggaatgcagatagTCTCCTAGGAGATGGACACTCacagggcagagatttcttagattacagggaaagcttGGAGACAAATCCAAATGTCGCTACCCACTACCCTTTACACACGCTCAGGGATCGCGACCCTTTGTCCACGTCGATGGGGCCTTCTGATTCACATGGCAGCGTCCTcttcgatcaggtattgaactcaaacgacaGGACTAGAGCCCAGGCTCAGAGAGGGGAAGCTacatcaggcaatagtaaagataaacggttcctctgcatgttctgtaacaaaggcttcagctgcccccagaaggtggagatccaccagagggtacacacgggggagaaaccctacagctgtacccagtgtcacatgcgcttcacccaggctggcaacctgaagaggcaccagagggtgcACACTGGGGAGAAACCCTATAGCTGTACCCAGTGCCACATGCGCTTCGCCCAGGCCGGTCActtgaagatgcacctgaaggtccacacgggagagcgGCCGTTCACTTGtacgcactgcgggaagaggttttcagagaggagctacctcaggatacaccagcagaaaaaacattccactctataa